AGTAAGCTAAGTCTGCgatatattggtccctttgaggTTCTTGAATGTGTAGGGAgagtggcttttagattaaatttACCTGATAACCTATCGAGTGTTCACCCGGTATTTCATTTATCCATGTTGAAGAGATATCATGGTGATGAGTATTACATCATTAAATGAGACTCAATTGTGTTAGACAAGGACCTCCTATATAAGGAGGAATCGATTGCAATTCTTGATCTTGATGTGCATAAGTTGAGAAGAAAGGAGATTGAGTCGGTGAATATTCAATAGAGCATCCTCCAGGATAGGAAGCTACTTAGGAAGCCGAGAAACACATGAGGCAAAAGTATTGTTTGTCGATTCAGATACTACTCCATTTCTTTCTTAACTAATTTTTCCTAAGTTTTTCTCTAGGGAGCGAGTGATGGTATAACAATCAAAGAGTACCCCCTAGGCGTCACATGGAGTACTTGACCTTTCGGAGGTCTTGTAAAAGCCTATTAGCTTTAATTCATAACATAGGTATGAAAATTAGTGcgaaataaaaacttttcacaatatAAGGTAAACTCTTTCATAAAACGTAAGAAACTAGGTCTCATTATCACAAGAAATCTTAGACAAAAGTTATCCTCATAGGgtcacgaccctttacattgaaagaaagatACTAAGTCTTATACAATGTCtttaatgaaacaaaataaCTACAAACATAGTCCATGTCCTCGatcatatgaggacataccaatcttGAGTGGAATCTACTTCCAGAGCATTTATTTAGAACTCCTCACTTGCAACCACCTACGCTTGTAGAAATAGAGAACaatatggagttagtacaattAATGTACTAGGTGGTATTAAgcaaaaacatgctttaaagaggtcattttagttgaaaaatatttttcatgctattttgataaaacctcatgaatcaaGTGTAGAAGACATCATATAAGTCATCATTTAACATATAAGTTAATACTTCCATGATTCTCAACATATATCCATTTCACTTAAGTAACCGATTAATAATTTAGACTCTCCTAttcaaagttatcctaagacccacctaggtaaaacatgaagagaccctccatacaacctcttcaatacacacctaagtaatccttaagactaccaaagaCAATGATACTTCATTTCAACTCAACAAGTAAACATTCATTATTAGAGGAAACATACATCCATTTAAGAAGTAAATACAAGGACCATCCCCTAAGGCAACCCGAGGTTACACTAGTACATGTTGAAAGTGGCATCCCATATTACTACTTCCACTTAGTGCTCCTTCGGAATCACTGTAGACTAGGCACATCctatttcatcatttacataaccttcattaacattatacTCAAGATAaacatgtttaattaataatagacATAAAGTCAACATGCTTCATATACATTTTATAGAACCCattcattcattaacattacaaggacacaccaagactctctccaaatgtctacttgtgcaatgcatagatggcgtcacattccactacctaccctaagtattaCACTCTTAGGGAGATctagttcattacattcatttgtgAGGGATAGATTTAGCCGACATAGACCGTGAAAGCTTGACTTGGAATGACGGTATTAATGACTACCGAATGAGGGATGCCCACTTGCCTGAGGTAGAGTCATTCATTTAGCCTTTACATCGAATACTAATAGCTAATCCTATGCgggcacatggttaagggatAAGAATATTGCTTCTATGTGCTACACCTCAAGTCACGAAGAGTACCCATCTCAAGaggtatatttgatattatatctcaactcacgaaaaGTATCCATCCCTTTGTAAAATCCTCTCTATGCTAAGTTAAAACCCCACGTAGTTTAGAAAGGCATTAGCTATAGCTTAAGAGACTGCTACAAAGTaatacatctcaactcacgaagattAATCATCTCTAGAGGTTACTTTTGAATACTACATCTAAATTCATGAAGAGTATCCAACTTTCAacctatcattcattcattagaaaTCTCTTAGGAATAGAGAGGTTGCTAATAGATACTACATCTCTACTCAGGAAGAGTGTCCACCCCTAAGTCCGCCATTCGTTCATTAGAGTTCTTGGGAACTTTGAGACAACTTTTCAATAGACtctcattcatcacattgtcattagcttcattcattcattcattgtttgtgtgagtatatgtgagaaaacctttcacataaccacTATTATTCATAACATTTACTTCTAAACATGATAATACCACATTCATCATCATCCATACACAATCTTACTTCACATTCATATTATACTTCGTTTAGatatattatcttcaagatacgcattcataacttcataacaCATCCATACGCCTATAATTCATAACATCActttaattcaaattcaatgcCTTCAAGGACATAATCGAAATTcacatatacattcatatacatCAGGTAAACATcgcaaccataagtggaccataccacacaagatcaattcaataaaacTAGACAATTTAGCTCAACTTACCCTTCATCACATTTTCTCAATTCTccaataatttatcataattaagcCTAAATGGCAGTAGAAAACAATAATTAACTTAGTATAAATACAATTCTAACAATATCCAATCACATTCATCGAACCCACTCATAAGCCAAAATTAGAGAATTAGGATGATCATGGGTACATGGagattttttatcataaaaccaTCAATTGACATGgaaaacatcataattcatcCATTAAAAccttttaatgcaagaacccattcTTAGAATTAGAAAAAGGAACTTTtaggattttgaattttttttaaaagactttggattggctccttgaatgaGAGAAGAATCAAGGTTTTATTACAATACCCTTTTAGTGTATAACTCATGAACTATCATGGATGAATCAAGAGAGTTCTTCAATCCTAGCTTCAACTTGATTTCAAGCTTCCATGGAGTCTTGAATGAGTTTTACTTGGGactggggttttgattttgaaaagtgaagTCTAAAAGTAGGTCTACGtttataaaataacttaaaatacttTAATACACCTAAAATAATATTCTCCGACTTAATTAGGACGTgtggtgaatttaccaattcacccctagATTTGCCGGAACTCTACAAACTTTGCAGGTCCCAAACGACGCCCCAAATCCACGGACCGTAGATGGGTTGACGGGGTCATACAGCTGTCGACATTTTGGTCAAAGTGTGGAGCCGCGCCTCCTTTTAACGGGGCGACAATTAATCTACCAGCTGTCATTAGGTTCGTCAATTAGTGCTGTTTTGGCATCTTCAGGGACAATgtttagggtggtccttggggagtcataacCAAACGTTTCAACCCTAATCATGACAATATAGATTTTAGGGTCCCTTCAACTCATTTTAGACATCAAACGATAcactaaaacatataaaacatgcaaaggcatACTATCACAAATGATCATGACTAGAGGCATatcatcataaagtcatattaacatttttacaaaacatttaccaataatcaaatcccaagcctacaagttcaatgatcatgtgaatccccataactCCACACACTCAAGTAAACAAGATAGGAGACCACAAGTAATGCTTTGCTTCATACAACTTACATCATAAGTAGTCATCTCACATAGAGCAATATAGacaaataacatgttcatcaacataacaaacatcatattagtaaaatcatacatcatgacattatacatttcatactatcatattacataagaacgATCTCCTAGGATTTttcttagagtcaacttgtgcaatgtctaagtAGAGTCGCATACCCCTACCAAGTAGACGTCTCAAGTCACCTTATTCAATGTCCAtttactagtctttcattttacttgaggAAACAATCACCTTAATAGACATAACACAatatgagctaaacatggaatctggtgtcatgaaaTCCCACAAGAAAGAAGGAagtctacttgccaaggtagaacaaaaacatgaacatagcattctaggtggatccactagctagtattcctatggaggaaATATTGTTCATggactaggagatatattagAGAACATAGTCCCACATTACATGGCAACCTCTATCTCATGAAAGTCATTGTTAACCTACCTTCCAACTTGgaaagggacacctctcatatatAGTGCATCGGTACTAAGCTAAAGTCTCTTTTGGAATAACCTTAAAATCATCATTTATCATAAAACTTATCCTAGGCCATAGGATATTAACTCCTCgcataaacatgatcataagctCTTTAGGTTTGGATgggaatttcctttcatcacaatcttcatttgtgagattaacatattataatcatagtGTGTAAGACATACAAGATAAACATCATAAACTTGCATTATCATGTCTTTAATATTATccaatatttaacatatttatagACCACATAAATATATAGCAACATCATACATCAATTTATAGGCCAACATCAACAAAATATAGAAATCATgattttagaagacttacctatTGCTTCAAAGAATCTTCACCAATTCATCAAAATCATTCAATAATATAGTGAATTTCACAATAACATATCCAATCCAACCATTCTAGTCATTTACAAGACAAACTCATAGTTAGGGTTAAGGGAAAGGGATCAATTACGAGTTCATTCAAGTTATAGTTCCAATCCCAACATTTACGTGACAATAAGTGATAGATATAACATACTTGAAGCCATTATTTAGAGAATGAATATGATTCACACGAAAACACAATATTACATATCAATTACCCAAgaaatatatacttaattaaccATAGAAAATCATAGTTTTTCATCATTATTCATAAATCTCAAGTTTGGAAGAAAACCcgtttgtagagtaaaaaccctaggaattaaattgttgaaaatcatctttgaaagaacctcttggggaaaagaaTACCAAGAGTGAataaatcataacttattgAAGATTATTccatgaatttaaatatataacctTGGAGTCTTCGTCTTCTTCCACAAGCTTTTGTTGTTCTTCAATGGGGGTTGATTAGAGAGAGttttgagagagatgagagagatttgttaattatgatttagagtGCGTGAAAGTGGTTTAAAACTTACCTAATACCATTATAAACTAATCcactaaaatatcaaaaatacccctcacttaaatgggtctttttgtgaagttgaaTTGCCTTAAAACAATGCAAAAGAATCAGGGAAGTGGCTGCGCATCGCGGGGGcaatttcacatttattttttgaaaatccaATTTGAGGCAGTGGACCTTGTGTAGGTCCCGCATCTCAGGGGAAATTTTTGCCCTCTTTTTGTTGGCTGCACGACGCGAGGTAGATGCTAAATCTTTGCTGTCGGAACCTTCTTTGCAAGCTTGCTCGACAATGTtcgggtcctcctcaaggacccctcaGGAGGTCTTTGGTGAGTCATTATCAAACCTTTTGACCCTTTGTAATATATTTTACCTATACaaagtctttttacaagtttagGACTTCATTTGACACACTCAAACCTTCATTAAACATAAggacgtctactagttcaaATTACTAGTTTCTGGATGTCAAGTTCTTTCTTTGTCGTATTAGCTCTAAACTTTTCTAACTGAGTTTAATACTTTAATATAGGGCTGTAAACGtcatttaaatcattatttaataggTGACACTCTATTTTAAGTCATGGAAATTCCGGAGTGCTACATAAGTCATCATGTGCGAGTcatggtcgtttgaagttgacccaaaactcatacttagcttaactctccaaatttcagatttttcttattttcaattGAGTTCTTTTTTGAACTCAAGGTGCCACCTACTCAtcttaatacttaatgaattttaaatttcttggcAAAAACTCACTCACTATGAAGGATGGTTCAAGTCTTAGCTCACAGCAGAGATTGGATGATGAGAATATATATAGGTGAAATAAAAAGTTAGTTGACGGAACCCATTCTCGAAGTAGAGATTgatgattttactttttaagaagctaaatttttttttatcatgtcaAACCTTGCAAGTAGATATATGAATCTGACACATGAAATAAATTAAGCAGTGCTCGAAAGTAAATTGAGCTTTTAATGAAGTTCGCCgactatttaatttattaagtaGTATTATATTTGTAACATGAAGAATTACTTATGTGTTTAATGGgtaatttctaaatataaataaaggaGTGTAATAATGAATTTGTATTggaataatttttaacttacttcagtaagaataattcaaatgaataatttgaaattattttcataatagaaaGTCTCCGCATATAATTACGTGGTCTATACCATGACCATATTAAACTAGATATCAATATTAATTCTAAAGGGAAAAGGAAGAAGTATGTATCTATTTTTATCCTACGTAAAGGGAGAATTGTGCATCAACTCTTTTTAAGAGGAAAGGGTGAAGTATATCACTTTGTCTATTCTAAGGATAGGAAGAAGGACTTGAAATTTCTTTGGTAGAGAAAGAGAGATGTACATGTCTTTCTATTCTAAGGAAATACATGGTATTTCCTTATGCTTAGACTAGGAAGAAAGGTGTATAAATATAGTTCTTTTAAACCTtgaatgaatttttgttttgagtCTAGAATGATTATATATGTTCTAGATTAAACTATTTGTTGTCTATTATTCATGTATGTCATATGATATTGTTATGCTTCCGTTGTGTATATAGCTTTTcaataattatgtaaataacaaaatattccACATGATTTATATACTAAGATATAAATAACTACTCCTAAAATAAAGTTCATATACCCAAATATGTAGCAACACTAATAGAACTTGATTAAATTTAGGGAACTACTTAACAAAGACCAAGACTAGATCTACTAAACTACCACTAttccaatttaatttattgttttggATCACTCTTTAAATTTCTAACTAAATAGAAGGATGTAAAGTATAATTAGAGTGTTTGTCAAAATGTAGGTCCAGTTTCAACCTCTTATGGATAAAATAACATACCTATGAAGATTATGAGTAAAGGAAATTTCAGAAAAGTTTAAAATCGAACTTCaaattacaaatattaaaaaaacgaTATACCTACCTCACAGTAGGTATGAGAAATGGTGTTTGTGATAAAGACATTGTAAAAATCTTTCCGCAAAtgaaaagatatgaaattttaaGTGATATAGACATAAATAGAAACACATAAGTTAAAAGtgatttttatatcaatatgaCACTATATCTGAAGCATATGTTAAACTAGTTTTTATATGAAGATGAAACCAATCATTTGTTCCATACATAAGATCTAAATTGGACATTGAAAACAACGAAATATATTCATGTTCTATTGTGTtttacaaacaaaattaaataatagtaaATGTGCAAGTACTAATTAAAGAACTCATGTGAAGTTATTGAAGGTATTAGTTAAGGGTTTTTCTAGAGATCTTCATAATGTGACATCATATAGCCAACGCTTCCCtctttctacttttttttttccaagcTTTAAATCGAATTTTCTATTTTGTCATCTTATTAAACATTTTCTTCATCAATGAGAGTATTTATGTGTTCATGGACCGATCTCCTTTTCATCGATACTCTCGTGCACTATTTTGTCTACTTCATTTTTTCGATGGAACCCATAATCTATATAAGGAAGTAGTttctttcaaatatataaaagtttCAACAAACTTAGATACCTATATTTgcaaatgcaatgaccaagttatAGAATGAATATAAACAAACAACCTTCATTTAATAGGATGCACTTCGATTTTTATGTTTAGCAACAAAAGTTGTGTGTGCGAAtatctatttttgttttttagtggTGTATTTTTGTATAGCCACAATTCGTAATAGTTGTCTTAACAAAAGTTACCTGATTGTTGTGTAGCTCATCCATGTTCATAAGATTGTTCCAAACATCATCAAGAAACTTCGGAGTCTCACTCTTATCTATATTGTGCTGTTCATTTGTTTTGCGCTTTTGTACTGCTATTTCCTTCTTAGAGTTTGAAGaatctccttttcttttcttcgaTTTGTTTTCCATAACTCCAACCTTCAatataataagattttttttgtaaaattaatgtaattgtCATGATTCCTTAACAAGAGGGTTGTAGTTACCGTTGTGTAAATATCAATAATGTAGTAACTTACCATTGACTCGATTACTACATTGGTTTCTCGATGAACATCTACTTTCAAGTTTTCAAAACCTTTGAAGATATATCTTCTTACATCCCCAATAGATCGACACATACTACGTTTGCTCTCATGGAAGTAAAACTGCAATCAAACACGAATTATCTTAATTTTCATACAGAAATTACATTTcaaggaaacaaaaaaaaaatattaccaaaTAAGTGATAACTGAAATCACCAAAACCCCCTTTGAtagtttttgaaatataaaaaagaaatgatacCTTAATCATTTTAGTTTAAAGAACagagaaaagagaaatttaAGTGCACTTAAATTATAATTCCATTGCGAATAACTATCACGAAATTTCAATCGTAAAGAATGacagaaaaaaatttaaatgttgaAGGTTCATCTAAAACCTTCATTCAAAAAAGTAAATgttgtttgaaaaattgataaatgtgtgtgTACTTTACGAaagtagaaaaacaaaatattcaaatagaaggaaaaaaattataacagaATTTATATTACCGTTTCACATATTACATTTTGACGTGGTCTCCTTTCAGCTTTCCATCCATGTAGCATGTCAAATAATTGCTATTA
The sequence above is a segment of the Solanum lycopersicum chromosome 10, SLM_r2.1 genome. Coding sequences within it:
- the LOC138339133 gene encoding uncharacterized protein, producing MIKFYFHESKRSMCRSIGDVRRYIFKGFENLKVDVHRETNVVIESMVGVMENKSKKRKGDSSNSKKEIAVQKRKTNEQHNIDKSETPKFLDDVWNNLMNMDELHNNQVVASEEF